Proteins encoded in a region of the Corallococcus caeni genome:
- a CDS encoding nuclear transport factor 2 family protein, with amino-acid sequence MSRLLIACAVLLGATSFAQAPAAPASPPKAATAPAAPAAPAKPNPLKAAAERTQAALAQVPQAKPEDVKSQDAILKALYDVISGPAGTARDWQRFRSLFYPGAQLIPLVKPPGATTLAARPITPEDYVTWGQEATATHGFFEKETARQTHAFGALVQVMSTYEARGTQDGPLIAKGVNSIQLFNDGQRWWVMNIFWIDENTAGLKVPKDLTQK; translated from the coding sequence ATGTCGCGCCTGCTCATCGCCTGTGCCGTCCTGCTGGGAGCCACGTCCTTCGCCCAGGCCCCCGCTGCCCCTGCGTCTCCGCCCAAGGCCGCGACCGCTCCGGCCGCCCCCGCCGCTCCGGCGAAGCCGAACCCGCTGAAGGCCGCCGCGGAGCGCACCCAGGCCGCGCTCGCGCAGGTGCCCCAGGCGAAGCCCGAGGACGTGAAGTCCCAGGACGCCATCCTCAAGGCCCTCTACGACGTCATCAGCGGGCCGGCGGGGACGGCTCGCGACTGGCAGCGCTTCCGCTCCCTCTTCTACCCGGGCGCCCAGCTCATCCCGCTCGTGAAGCCCCCGGGCGCCACCACGCTCGCGGCCCGCCCCATCACCCCGGAGGACTACGTGACGTGGGGCCAGGAGGCCACCGCGACGCACGGCTTCTTCGAGAAGGAGACCGCGCGCCAGACGCACGCCTTCGGCGCCCTGGTGCAGGTGATGAGCACCTATGAGGCGCGCGGCACGCAGGACGGGCCGCTCATCGCCAAGGGCGTCAACAGCATCCAGCTCTTCAACGACGGCCAGCGCTGGTGGGTCATGAACATCTTCTGGATCGACGAGAACACCGCCGGCCTCAAGGTGCCCAAGGACCTCACGCAGAAGTAG
- a CDS encoding phospholipid scramblase-related protein, with amino-acid sequence MPVEPQALTLLRDEHALRVRQVKEWGEILTGFEGRNRYEVVGNDGGPLFFAGEVGSGVGLFILRSFLKAKRPFTMELKSASGETLLRLRRPWRFWLSRMEVEDGEGRHLGAIQQRFRFFSRAYDVLGPRDEELAHLSGPFFRPWTFNVEQQGREVGTIAKKWSGFGKEMFTDADNFGVRFNGLHDPHVRTLVVAATFLIDFVHFENRRESSG; translated from the coding sequence ATGCCCGTCGAGCCCCAGGCCCTGACCCTCTTGCGTGATGAGCACGCGCTGCGCGTGCGGCAGGTGAAGGAGTGGGGCGAAATCCTCACCGGCTTCGAGGGCCGCAACCGCTACGAGGTGGTGGGCAATGACGGAGGCCCGCTCTTCTTCGCGGGCGAGGTGGGCAGCGGCGTGGGGCTGTTCATCCTGCGCAGCTTCCTCAAGGCGAAGCGGCCCTTCACGATGGAGCTCAAGTCCGCGAGCGGGGAGACGCTGCTGCGGCTGCGCCGCCCGTGGCGCTTCTGGCTGTCACGGATGGAGGTGGAGGACGGCGAGGGGCGGCACCTGGGCGCCATCCAGCAGCGCTTCCGCTTCTTCAGCCGCGCCTACGACGTGCTCGGGCCCCGCGACGAGGAACTGGCCCACCTGAGCGGGCCGTTCTTCCGGCCGTGGACGTTCAACGTGGAGCAGCAGGGCCGCGAGGTGGGCACCATCGCGAAGAAGTGGAGCGGGTTCGGCAAGGAGATGTTCACGGACGCCGACAACTTCGGCGTCCGGTTCAATGGCCTGCACGACCCGCATGTCCGCACGCTGGTCGTGGCCGCCACGTTCCTCATCGACTTCGTGCACTTCGAGAACCGCCGCGAGAGCAGCGGCTAG
- the gyrA gene encoding DNA gyrase subunit A codes for MADDTTDTPATPPAPPPSSGAGELIPINIEDEMRRSYLDYSMSVIIGRALPDVRDGLKPVHRRVLFAMNDLGNLHNRAYKKSARVVGDVIGKYHPHGDSSVYDAMVRLAQEWSLRYLLVDGQGNFGSVDGDSPAAMRYTEVRMERLAEDLLGDIDKETVEFGPNYDDSLEEPLVLPAKFPNLLVNGSSGIAVGMTTNIPPHNMTEVVSGTLHLIDNPDCTVLDLMEFIEGPDFPTAAIITGREGIRRAYETGRGSMTIRARTEIETNKKGDREAIIVTEIPYQVNKARLIEKIAELVREKKLEGISDIRDESDRQGMRIVIELKRDAISQVVLNNLFSMTQMETTFGAVMLAIDGGQPRTLNLKELLDRFVAHRRDVVTRRTRYELRKALARMHIVEGLLVAQDLIDLVVSLIRASRDPDEARWGLMNILSPELYTRERFQNLDRIDYAKAKAQMELLVSRARNEEPAYGGLEHKYEGAGFSEDQAQNILEMRLQRLTGLQREELFKELIGLVRDIARLRDILANEKSLLSVIKAELMEIRERYGDKRRTEITGAVDDFTSEDLIAEETMVVTLSHTGYVKRSPLSEYRAQKRGGRGKTGAGTKEDDFVTKVFVASTHAYLMPITTKGKLYSLKVHQIPQGSRTSRGKAIVNLVQFGEGERLAQVLVTRDFPENRYVFFVTKKGVVKRTDLSAFESVRASGIIALGIDEGDELVGVMITDGTKDILLSTATGMSIRFKEEDVRSMGRQAYGVKGITLEDGDEVVGADLLDKEPEEGQTPAEQGSAILTVTENGYGKRTQGAEYRQQGRGGKGIIDIKTTERNGRVVGVVQVKDSDEVMLVTNGGMLIRMKVKEISVIGRNTQGVRLIALENGEEKVMAISKLPEGEESEEETEATSPVEAASAEGAEAEASAPEAPADASGPEGSEGSAGTEGEPGSEG; via the coding sequence ATGGCTGACGACACCACCGACACGCCGGCAACGCCCCCCGCGCCTCCTCCGTCGAGCGGCGCCGGAGAGCTCATTCCCATCAACATCGAAGACGAGATGCGCCGCTCGTATCTCGATTACTCGATGTCCGTCATCATCGGCCGCGCGCTGCCGGACGTGCGCGACGGCCTGAAGCCCGTGCACCGTCGCGTCCTCTTCGCGATGAACGACCTGGGCAACCTCCACAACCGCGCCTACAAGAAGAGCGCGCGCGTGGTGGGTGACGTCATCGGTAAGTACCACCCGCACGGCGACTCGTCGGTGTACGACGCCATGGTGCGCCTGGCCCAGGAGTGGAGCCTTCGCTACCTGCTGGTGGACGGCCAGGGCAACTTCGGCTCGGTGGACGGCGACTCGCCGGCGGCCATGCGCTACACGGAAGTGCGCATGGAGCGGCTGGCGGAGGACCTCCTGGGGGACATCGACAAGGAGACCGTCGAGTTCGGCCCCAACTACGACGACTCGCTGGAAGAGCCGCTCGTCCTGCCGGCCAAGTTCCCCAACCTCCTCGTCAACGGCAGCAGCGGCATCGCGGTGGGCATGACCACCAACATCCCGCCGCACAACATGACGGAGGTCGTGTCCGGGACGCTGCACCTCATCGACAACCCGGACTGCACCGTCCTGGACCTGATGGAGTTCATCGAGGGGCCGGACTTCCCCACCGCCGCCATCATCACCGGCCGCGAGGGCATCCGCCGCGCCTACGAGACGGGCCGCGGGTCCATGACCATCCGTGCGCGCACGGAGATTGAAACGAACAAGAAGGGCGACCGTGAGGCCATCATCGTCACGGAGATCCCCTACCAGGTGAACAAGGCCCGGCTCATCGAGAAGATCGCCGAGCTGGTGCGTGAGAAGAAGCTGGAGGGCATCAGCGACATCCGTGACGAGAGCGACCGTCAGGGCATGCGCATCGTCATCGAGCTCAAGCGCGACGCCATCTCCCAGGTGGTGCTCAACAACCTCTTCTCCATGACGCAGATGGAGACGACGTTCGGCGCGGTGATGCTCGCCATCGACGGCGGGCAGCCGCGCACGCTCAACCTGAAGGAGCTGCTGGACCGCTTCGTCGCGCACCGCCGCGACGTGGTGACGCGCCGCACTCGCTACGAGCTGCGCAAGGCGCTGGCGCGCATGCACATCGTGGAAGGCCTGCTCGTCGCGCAGGACCTCATCGACCTGGTGGTCAGCCTCATCCGCGCGTCGCGCGACCCGGACGAGGCCCGCTGGGGCCTGATGAACATCCTGTCGCCGGAGCTGTACACGCGCGAGCGCTTCCAGAACCTGGACCGCATCGACTACGCGAAGGCCAAGGCGCAGATGGAGCTGCTGGTCAGCCGCGCGCGCAACGAGGAGCCGGCCTACGGCGGCCTGGAGCACAAGTACGAGGGCGCGGGCTTCAGCGAGGACCAGGCGCAGAACATCCTGGAGATGCGCCTGCAGCGCCTCACCGGCCTGCAGCGCGAGGAGCTCTTCAAGGAGCTCATCGGGCTGGTGCGCGACATCGCGCGCCTGCGCGACATCCTGGCCAACGAGAAGAGCCTGCTCTCCGTCATCAAGGCGGAGCTGATGGAGATCCGCGAGCGCTACGGCGACAAGCGCCGCACGGAGATCACCGGCGCGGTGGATGACTTCACCAGCGAGGACCTCATCGCGGAAGAGACGATGGTGGTCACGCTGTCGCACACGGGCTACGTGAAGCGCTCGCCCCTGTCGGAGTACCGCGCGCAGAAGCGTGGCGGGCGCGGCAAGACGGGCGCGGGGACGAAGGAGGACGACTTCGTCACCAAGGTGTTCGTGGCCAGCACGCACGCGTACCTCATGCCCATCACCACCAAGGGCAAGCTGTACTCGCTGAAGGTGCACCAGATTCCGCAGGGCAGCCGCACGTCGCGCGGCAAGGCCATCGTGAACCTGGTGCAGTTCGGGGAAGGGGAGCGGCTGGCGCAGGTGCTGGTGACGCGCGACTTCCCGGAGAACCGCTACGTCTTCTTCGTCACGAAGAAGGGCGTGGTGAAGCGCACGGACCTGAGCGCGTTCGAGAGCGTCCGCGCCAGCGGCATCATCGCGCTGGGCATCGACGAGGGCGACGAGCTGGTGGGCGTGATGATCACCGACGGCACCAAGGACATCCTCCTGTCCACGGCCACGGGCATGAGCATCCGCTTCAAGGAAGAGGACGTGCGCTCCATGGGCCGTCAGGCCTACGGCGTGAAGGGCATCACGCTGGAGGACGGCGACGAGGTGGTGGGCGCGGACCTCCTGGACAAGGAGCCGGAGGAGGGCCAGACGCCCGCGGAGCAGGGCAGCGCCATCCTCACGGTGACGGAGAACGGCTACGGCAAGCGCACGCAGGGCGCCGAGTACCGGCAGCAGGGCCGTGGCGGCAAGGGCATCATCGACATCAAGACCACCGAGCGGAACGGCCGCGTGGTGGGCGTGGTGCAGGTGAAGGACAGCGACGAGGTGATGCTCGTCACCAACGGCGGCATGCTCATCCGCATGAAGGTGAAGGAGATCTCCGTCATCGGCCGCAACACGCAGGGCGTGCGCCTCATCGCGCTGGAGAACGGCGAGGAGAAGGTGATGGCCATCTCCAAGCTCCCCGAAGGCGAGGAGTCCGAGGAGGAGACGGAGGCCACGTCGCCCGTGGAGGCGGCCAGCGCCGAGGGTGCGGAGGCGGAGGCTTCCGCGCCGGAGGCTCCGGCGGATGCGTCCGGTCCGGAGGGCTCCGAGGGCTCCGCGGGCACTGAAGGCGAGCCCGGCTCGGAAGGCTGA
- a CDS encoding VIT domain-containing protein: protein MNEQAKCGLFTREGAQVPLQGVEVTGELLGGHARVRVAQRYRNDEKKPVEAVYTFPLPSDATLSAFSMTCAGRRVAGVVKEREAAFRAYDDAITEGHGAALLDQERANVFTAQVGNLLPGEETLVEVEFLQTLTSEEGSVRWMLPTLVAPRYIPGPVHGDRTGHGSAAPTTRVPDADRISPPQGPGADYGLRMDLLIDVGRDVVVESPSHRLTVTKEGTRTRVNLQRDSLLRNLAGDEVELNRDVVLTMRNANPDVMLTPVVAHRKAEGPGTFALTVVPDLLNLAAAPPRQEVVFVVDTSGSMAGESLPQAQAALRLCLRHLREGDRFNVIAFENAFRSFSAQPVPFTQRTLEQADAWVAGLKAYGGTELLEPMVAAMKAAPDGVVVLLTDGQVGNENEILNAVLASRGSGRVFSFGIGTNVSDALLRDLARRTDGAVEFIHPGERIDEKVVAQFSRALAPRVTDLEVRFDGVEASELAPATLPPLVDGTPWTLFGRYAQAGTGSVTLKGRSGREPFSLTVRLDLPSLSDRPVVEKLWAAERIRGWMDAGLMGRRAEAMKERIVRLAVEHQLATQYTSFVVVEERQGDRRASGTPETRVVPVNAPAGWSMFNPAPGDVADDEVEGGLAPAKAPAMKRMASKPVPAPGAMPGAVGRSRGGAVPPPPPAPAMAAPARALEAEPTTGSSFQAGSADGAGAMGPGAAPKERREQESAKKAKGGLFDRLMSASSKLLTAPELEGRPSSQAAPRPQQDKAEVFYEQEEVSLPSVAEASIPTEDVGSLLGQQLANGLWAGAGEGPEPVRQARATARVLLVLLREGITSSHPLHGAQVKKAVDALLALAAQLTQAPDVAELALGVAWLVAAGPRTRGRIEQAAKPLPGLDGRMGDTAALRQHVETLATR, encoded by the coding sequence ATGAACGAGCAGGCGAAGTGTGGGCTGTTCACGCGTGAGGGGGCCCAGGTGCCCCTGCAGGGGGTGGAGGTCACCGGTGAGCTGCTCGGGGGACACGCGCGGGTGCGCGTGGCGCAGCGCTACCGCAACGACGAGAAGAAGCCGGTGGAGGCCGTCTACACCTTCCCCCTGCCCTCGGACGCGACGCTCAGCGCCTTCTCCATGACGTGCGCGGGCCGCCGCGTGGCCGGCGTGGTGAAGGAGCGCGAGGCGGCCTTCCGCGCCTACGACGACGCCATCACCGAAGGGCACGGCGCGGCGCTGCTGGACCAGGAGCGCGCCAACGTCTTCACCGCGCAGGTGGGCAACCTGCTGCCGGGCGAGGAGACGCTGGTGGAAGTGGAGTTCCTCCAGACGCTCACCTCCGAGGAGGGCAGCGTGCGCTGGATGCTGCCCACGCTGGTGGCGCCCCGGTACATCCCCGGCCCGGTGCACGGCGACCGCACGGGCCATGGCAGCGCGGCCCCGACGACGCGGGTGCCGGACGCGGACCGCATCTCCCCGCCCCAGGGCCCGGGCGCGGACTACGGGCTGCGCATGGACCTGCTCATCGACGTGGGCCGTGACGTGGTGGTGGAGAGCCCGTCCCACCGGCTCACCGTCACGAAGGAGGGCACGCGCACGCGGGTGAACCTCCAGCGCGATTCGCTCCTGCGGAACCTCGCGGGCGACGAGGTGGAGCTGAACCGGGACGTGGTGCTCACCATGCGCAACGCCAACCCGGACGTGATGCTCACGCCCGTGGTCGCGCACCGCAAGGCGGAGGGGCCGGGCACGTTCGCGCTCACGGTGGTGCCGGACCTGCTGAACCTGGCGGCGGCGCCGCCCCGGCAGGAGGTGGTGTTCGTGGTGGACACGTCCGGCTCCATGGCCGGGGAAAGCCTGCCCCAGGCGCAGGCCGCGCTCCGGCTGTGCCTGCGGCACCTGCGCGAAGGCGACCGCTTCAACGTCATCGCGTTCGAGAACGCGTTCCGCTCCTTCTCCGCGCAGCCGGTGCCGTTCACCCAGCGCACGCTGGAGCAGGCGGATGCGTGGGTCGCGGGACTCAAAGCCTACGGCGGCACGGAGCTGCTGGAGCCGATGGTCGCAGCGATGAAGGCCGCGCCGGACGGCGTGGTGGTGCTGCTGACGGATGGCCAGGTGGGCAACGAGAACGAGATCCTCAACGCGGTGCTCGCGTCGCGCGGGTCGGGGCGGGTGTTCTCTTTCGGCATCGGCACCAACGTGAGCGACGCGCTGTTGCGCGACCTGGCTCGACGCACGGACGGCGCGGTGGAGTTCATCCACCCGGGGGAGCGCATCGACGAGAAGGTGGTGGCGCAGTTCTCGCGGGCGCTCGCGCCGCGGGTCACCGACCTGGAGGTGCGCTTCGACGGCGTGGAGGCCAGCGAGCTGGCTCCGGCCACACTGCCACCGCTGGTGGACGGCACGCCGTGGACGCTCTTCGGGCGCTATGCGCAGGCGGGCACGGGCAGCGTGACGCTGAAGGGGAGGTCGGGCCGGGAGCCCTTCTCCCTCACGGTGCGGCTGGACCTGCCCTCGCTGTCGGACCGGCCGGTGGTGGAGAAGTTGTGGGCCGCCGAGCGCATCCGGGGCTGGATGGACGCGGGGCTGATGGGCCGGCGCGCGGAGGCGATGAAGGAGCGCATCGTGCGGCTGGCCGTCGAGCACCAGCTGGCCACGCAGTACACGTCCTTCGTGGTGGTGGAGGAGCGCCAGGGCGACCGTCGCGCGTCGGGCACGCCGGAGACGCGCGTGGTGCCGGTGAACGCGCCCGCGGGCTGGAGCATGTTCAACCCGGCCCCGGGGGACGTGGCCGACGATGAGGTGGAGGGTGGGCTCGCGCCGGCGAAGGCGCCCGCGATGAAGCGGATGGCCTCGAAGCCGGTGCCTGCCCCCGGGGCGATGCCCGGAGCGGTCGGCCGCTCCCGGGGCGGCGCGGTGCCCCCGCCCCCGCCGGCTCCGGCCATGGCCGCGCCCGCGCGCGCTCTGGAGGCGGAGCCCACCACCGGCTCTTCCTTCCAGGCGGGGTCCGCGGATGGTGCCGGGGCCATGGGGCCCGGTGCCGCGCCCAAGGAGCGCAGGGAGCAGGAGTCCGCGAAGAAGGCGAAGGGCGGCCTCTTCGACCGGCTGATGTCCGCCTCGTCGAAGCTGCTCACTGCCCCCGAGCTGGAGGGGCGGCCCTCCTCCCAGGCCGCGCCGCGCCCGCAGCAGGACAAGGCGGAGGTGTTCTACGAGCAGGAGGAGGTCTCGCTGCCGTCCGTGGCGGAGGCCTCCATCCCCACCGAGGACGTGGGCAGCCTCTTGGGCCAGCAGCTCGCGAACGGCCTGTGGGCCGGCGCGGGTGAAGGGCCGGAGCCGGTGCGTCAGGCGCGTGCCACCGCGCGGGTGCTGCTGGTGCTCCTGCGCGAGGGCATCACCAGCAGCCATCCGCTGCACGGCGCGCAGGTGAAGAAGGCGGTGGACGCGCTGCTCGCGCTGGCCGCGCAGCTCACCCAGGCGCCGGACGTGGCGGAGCTGGCGCTGGGCGTCGCGTGGCTGGTGGCGGCGGGCCCGCGCACCCGGGGCCGCATCGAGCAGGCCGCGAAGCCCCTCCCGGGCCTGGACGGGCGGATGGGAGACACGGCCGCGCTCCGGCAGCACGTGGAGACGCTGGCGACGCGGTAG
- a CDS encoding YkvA family protein, with protein sequence MNIAGLRGMGTRFFHYVRDPRVATWRKLAGLLAVLYFVSPVDVIPDFIPVVGWLDDLGVLSAAAFFMVREVQRWRPATLSGEPELDGLPRDEEGRTRVPSLRRHS encoded by the coding sequence ATGAACATCGCAGGCCTTCGAGGAATGGGGACCCGCTTCTTCCACTACGTTCGCGACCCCCGGGTGGCGACGTGGCGCAAGCTGGCCGGGCTGCTGGCCGTCCTGTACTTCGTGTCGCCCGTGGACGTGATTCCGGACTTCATCCCGGTGGTGGGCTGGCTGGACGACCTGGGCGTGCTGTCCGCCGCGGCGTTCTTCATGGTGCGCGAGGTCCAGCGCTGGCGTCCCGCCACGCTCTCCGGCGAGCCGGAGCTCGACGGCCTCCCGCGTGACGAGGAGGGCCGCACGCGCGTGCCCTCGCTGCGCCGGCACTCCTAG
- a CDS encoding ABC transporter ATP-binding protein: MAFLSLDALTLKFLGAPAPAVRDVTLALEPGDAVALMGTSGSGKTALLRLVAGLEQPTSGTITLEGRVLAGPDTFVPPEQRPLRRVLHDAELESGLTVRDVVMGVQPKGEGLAHARGLLALFQIEDLESRTCGTLSRGQRQRVLLARALASGTKLLVLDEPFAGMDAGLRATVLGEWRRVLKARGTAVLFATHDVGDALAFADRLVLLRAGTVEQQGTPESVYEAPRTAFAAYFLGGTNLLPGSAFGRVARTALGNLPLSSDARGEVMLSLRPEALRLVPDTDGVAVGGALRAEVLERAFRGAHVDLTVSCAGMALVVRTATASPLREGSRARLEVSGRADVLEETPGQAR; the protein is encoded by the coding sequence ATGGCCTTCCTCTCGCTCGATGCCCTCACCCTGAAGTTCCTCGGCGCTCCCGCCCCGGCGGTGCGGGACGTGACGCTGGCGCTGGAGCCGGGGGACGCGGTGGCGCTGATGGGCACCTCCGGCTCCGGGAAGACCGCGCTGCTGCGGCTGGTGGCGGGCCTGGAGCAGCCGACGTCCGGCACCATCACGCTTGAGGGCCGGGTGCTCGCGGGGCCGGACACGTTCGTCCCTCCGGAGCAGCGCCCCCTGCGCCGCGTCCTCCACGACGCCGAGCTCGAATCCGGCCTCACCGTGCGCGACGTGGTGATGGGCGTGCAGCCGAAGGGCGAAGGCCTGGCGCACGCGCGCGGCCTGCTGGCGCTGTTCCAAATCGAGGACCTGGAGTCGCGCACCTGCGGCACGCTCTCCCGTGGACAGCGGCAGCGGGTGCTGTTGGCCCGGGCGCTGGCCTCCGGCACGAAGCTGCTGGTGCTGGATGAGCCCTTCGCCGGAATGGACGCGGGCCTGCGCGCCACGGTCCTCGGGGAGTGGCGCCGCGTGCTCAAGGCGCGAGGCACCGCCGTGCTCTTCGCCACGCACGACGTGGGGGACGCGCTGGCCTTCGCGGACCGGCTGGTGCTGCTACGCGCGGGCACGGTGGAACAGCAGGGCACCCCCGAGTCCGTCTACGAAGCGCCGCGCACCGCCTTCGCCGCGTACTTCCTGGGCGGCACCAACCTGCTGCCCGGCTCCGCCTTCGGCCGCGTCGCGCGCACGGCCCTGGGCAACCTGCCGCTGAGCAGCGATGCGCGCGGCGAGGTGATGCTCTCCCTGCGCCCGGAGGCGCTGCGGCTCGTCCCCGACACGGACGGCGTCGCGGTGGGCGGCGCGCTGCGAGCGGAGGTGCTGGAGCGCGCCTTCCGGGGCGCGCACGTGGACCTCACCGTGTCCTGCGCGGGCATGGCGCTGGTGGTGCGCACGGCCACCGCGTCCCCCTTGCGCGAGGGCAGCCGCGCCCGCCTGGAGGTCTCAGGCCGCGCGGACGTGCTGGAGGAGACACCCGGGCAGGCCCGCTAG